The following proteins are encoded in a genomic region of Vulpes vulpes isolate BD-2025 chromosome X, VulVul3, whole genome shotgun sequence:
- the LOC112919007 gene encoding melanoma-associated antigen B16-like gives MERRGLSQQKKSYDWSTGRESEGTPVNRRRVPASTTVKEVRPVLRRAASSEQREESQTLPGIKVVVLCHPPSRPHSFPLPPREVSMSQSQEIPFCTQEQYSAHNEITAISPSKPDKGSSSQEKEDSSAPLSKSGTENLPVDPLDEKVTSLVQFLLHKYQTKEPITKAEMLDVVIKECKDHFLEILRRASKHMEVVFGVDVKEVDPTRHTYALVNKLGLTYDARLSGEEGMPKTSLLIIVLGVIFMKGNRATEEEIWKVLNMMDLYSGRNHFVFGEPRKFITKDLVQERYLEYRQVANSDPPCYEFLWGPRAHAEASKMKLLEFFTEIHESDPRCFPSQYEEALRDEAERAQARLAARANTNAMSRAHLRARSLSSSHP, from the exons ATGGAAAGGCGTGGCCTCTCTCAGCAGAAGAAATCCTACGACTGGTCGACTGGCCGA GAGTCTGAGGGTACTCCAGTCAACAGACGAAGAGTCCCAGCTTCTACCACAGTCAAG GAGGTGAGGCCAGTTCTGAGGAGGGCTGCATcaagtgagcagagggaggagtccCAGACCCTGCCAGGAATCAAG gTTGTGGTCCTCTGTCACCCACCCTCCCGCCCACATTCCTTCCCACTACCACCAAGAGAAGTGAGCATGTCTCAGAGTCAGGAGATTCCATTCTGCACACAGGAACAATACTCTGCCCACAATGAAATCACAGCCATCTCACCAAGCAAACCAGATAAGGGCTCCAGCAGCCAAGAAAAGGAAGATAGTTCAGCTCCTTTATCAAAGTCGGGCACCGAGAACTTGCCCGTAGACCCTCTAGATGAAAAGGTGACTTCGTTGGTGCAGTTCTTGCTGCACAAGTATCAAACGAAAGAGCCCATCACAAAGGCAGAGATGCTTGATGTTGTTATCAAAGAGTGCAAGGATCACTTCCTTGAGATCCTCAGGAGAGCCTCTAAGCACATGGAGGTGGTCTTTGGTGTTGATGTGAAGGAGGTGGACCCCACCAGACACACTTACGCCCTTGTCAACAAACTAGGCCTCACTTATGATGCGAGGCTCAGTGGTGAGGAGGGCATGCCCAAGACCAGCCTCCTGATAATTGTCCTGGGTGTGATCTTCATGAAGGGCAATCGTGCCACTGAGGAAGAGATCTGGAAAGTGCTGAATATGATGGACTTGTATTCTGGGAGGAATCACTTCGTTTTTGGGGAGCCCAGGAAGTTCATCACCAAAGATTTGGTGCAAGAAAGGTACCTGGAGTACCGGCAGGTGGCCAACAGTGATCCTCCATGCTATGAGTTCCTGTGGGGACCCAGAGCCCATGCTGAAGCCAGCAAGATGAAATTGCTGGAGTTTTTTACTGAGATCCATGAGTCTGACCCCCGGTGCTTCCCGTCCCAGTATGAGGAGGCTTTGAGAGATGAAGCAGAGAGAGCCCAAGCTAGACTTGCAGCCAGGGCCAACACTAATGCCATGAGCAGAGCACATCTCAGGGCCAGATCCCTCAGCAGCTCCCACCCCTAG